ttgtaatttaaaaatattgttcgtgggtacttgaaatttctcaagtttattattatatacaaatactaaaataatgcaaacaatattaattcaacataccggctactgtatttattataacaatataaatacaatacaaaatatcctAAGCagacaaaattaaatgtactatttactataattcaGACATGAAAAAGATAATCTGAATTTGGATAACATTATGTTTGTGTAAGGTTCTAAACTTGATAGATGTAATTAACTATCTATAACAtaagtatacatgtataatattttaatttatcctatattatattgtgtacgacTTTCTTTGTgactaaaacatttatattgtaattaataattattccttttttccaatataagtataatttgtatcccaaaacaataacaatatatttcaatCCAAATTCAAAGTCTTGAAAGAACCTTCAACGCCAAAATAGTCACTTTCCGTCTTTGGTTTACCCGGACGTTTTTGTTCATCTACTCTGTAGTTTTCTTCTTCTAAGAACCATTTTCTCATTGCTTTGACTTTTTCAAATGTATCATCTAATTTCATACAAAAGACAATTTAGTATAACCATATacctatgtatctatataactaatgatattattgttcaaaacgttctgtaggtatttttattttttataaagccAATAAATTATTGACCCACCGCTTAAATTTTGAAGAGTTTGTCCACTTCCTCCAATCTCAATTGGCATTATTTCTTTTGGTATATAATCAAATATCGTTTCGGAATCTGCAGCCGAGTGGTAGTACAActgaaataaaacataattatattgatgcaccgtaaaatatatttttagtactataacattaaaaaatgtaaacaataatatttaaaaaaaaaagtaaattacttTATCGGATAATTCTTTTTTCATAAAAGGTTTCGTCATACTAGTTATCATGTCAATAAACGGAACTGTGTTTATTGTATGAATAGCTTGTAGACGAGCCGGTAATCcatcctaaaattaaaattattaataagtagcGCTAGGTGCTCCAAAAGAATTCTTCTAATATAGTCATACTTGCAAGAAATACACgtattttttcatcatattgATACCAAGACGACCGACGTGACTAAGACTAAAACCTTTCatgtcataaataattataagtccGTTGAAAGTTCCCGAAGTCATTAGCAACATATCGATCACCATGCTGAGTGCTTTAATGAAATCAGATAAAACAAACAATTCTGCCTCTACTCGTTTtgcgtatataaatataactttgcAACCATCTGGAGTTGATCCCGGCAATGCACTAAACGATCTAAGGAGTAATAATGTACTTTtgagtaaacaattattttacactatattataataaatagtatatttttgttttacatagttttaaatgCTTCTAACACAGATTTTACATCGGTATCTCGTTTTGTGAATAATTCGGGCGAATGAGTGCGAAGAGTGAAATACGACTCTATGGTTACTTTGGTCGGTTCCAATCGATAAAAACAGCTATGCAAAAATAGCACGAGGAGTTcatctgaaaatattttaattattttattggtacgtCAACATCAAAACGTATCTATAAGTAACAcgcaatacattaatatacaaagctgcagaaatattatttaatacgtgtacataatgtattatcatataatagtGTAGTATATACAATAACTGTACCTACACgtcttttaaatatatagataaataaaagtGGGTCGGACTCAGACTATAAAGCTGTACCTAAAGTGTTAGCATCACACTTGTCTCGCATCGCTCGCCTTAGCATGCCAAGTTTATTGTTGTGgtataattgttgtaaattaaaaatctagatTAATTAATGCTCATAGaacagtttttagatttttcaaacCGAAAGTAGGAAATTAGTTGTAATAgttttagatacctataatatacttatatagatttataaaatcaCCTTTCATGTTTCGAACTAAATGAAGGATTGTACCTACAGTTGTGTGTAATTTTTGGAAatcttatagttttatacaataatatgcaataatatattaataacaatgtcACGGTGACACACTGAAATAGTGGCATatcaaaacatatataaattaaaagcaCACGTCAttatataagatacctatatACCACATGTAACCAAGAAATTCATATAGGTAACTACCGAATCTTAAGCTTTTAAATGTAATGAACgttttcatttaaatacaattcaagatttttaaattgtttatgttttgttcaaatttcaaaGTTGAACCATATGCCAGCCAGTGATAAAATATGagttaatcataattcataattatcgtaaaaatgaataatgacagatgagttatgacttttgaacatttttatctatCATTAAACTTTTGTAACATAGGTTACAAAAATATTCGAAAACAATTTCCGTCTAGTCTCACGTTGGAAACAGGAAAAAAAGGTTAAAAcatgtagatatataatattacaacatcaTTAATctttttgacatattataatttttgaataaaaaaaaatatcaaataagtacctattataagtgttatattattataaattatatttcatggcctaaattgaaaacatttttcatgtcacctattataatatattacaatacaggacaaataatataatgcatatcacagatatttttatatattaaaaatatatatttttatatattttaaataggtacttgccAGTAACGATTGGAAGGTGTGGTTGTTTGGATATCCATTCTCTGAGATGGTTTAAATCTTCTTCATTGAgttctggattttttttaaattcatctggaacgttaaaaaaattcatgtttTACAAGATTATACGACCAAAAGTTCTAAATAAGTacacaatactacaatagtactaaaatatttttaaattacgtttTCGTTATATACTAAATACGGTGGGCAGTAATTACacacaacaataaatattatttacaattgaaTACACGGGAAAAGCCTTGGATGTTCCGTTGCTTGTgacatatactattattttaaatacagggAAATCATCACTAGTCGcacttttataacaaaataggtagctatattttaatatataggtaccacgattcaccaagcatgctcatcctttttttcttgaataatagttattcaaaaaaggatttttggaatttttaaatatactatttagactatattttcaattacttgagattttttttactacctactttGGTTGTCATGTGGAGatacaaaattctatttttaaaataagaatacaCTTTTCtattaggtacacattattcattaaataatttttttgaaaatattctgaTGTATCAGAATTAAAATTCGAACACACAATTGATGAGTTATCCAAAGGTCTAAGGATAATAGTGACATGCCTTACACGATAACGGGTTCGGAAGATACGATGGAGGCTATGGACGCAATAGTAATTCAAcgtttttagtaatattaatgcattaacatttataaaaatgatctaAGTTCCAAgtgtaataaatactagatccaatatagcatttattttatatgtttgtaaaactatttagaggccttcttataataatttttatttttaatataaacatttcgaTAATCGATAATAAATTCGAATTATTCATTAGGTAGATACCtaaagacatttaaaaaaaaatatccacctaaaaatgtacagtaaaaaGGACCCCTCTCTCAtttgttctcatttgaaaaacagaagtttgtatagcCACAGGACTcttcttaagtagtacaaaacagtgtttttcaaacttgatcatttaacaattattgtggtatcctaaaaaaaatctaataactaAACCAAGAAGTATGAAAGAATCCATATCtactttgaaattataatttttattgggtATCAGATATATcagtatatgtatacaatacaaataataattcacaactAGCCTATacactatagactatagagtattAAAGTATAGAGTGATGATTAATCAGAACAgcctttaaataataaatattatatggcaCTATTGAAGATTTTAGTGTTATATAACTGTGGACAaggcacaaaataataaataatattataatattataaacttatttcccatacattttaaaattgtaaaactttataatataatatacaatgaacaatattaaacattgtatattatattataaataatattgtacattctaaatattaaattatattatatttaaaaaaaaaatgattgataaTATTCTCACTATGcgtatctataatctatatggaTGTTAGATATCAAAAACCACTAACTAGATAACTTAGTTCTGTTTGTTGAGTCTCTAAGTCGATGATATGATCAAAGAGCTCTGTTTGGTATAATAACTTGATTGGCTAATCAATCATCagcatactattaaaaatataggtatttaaaaatttcaaaaaaaaatattaccaaataaatttaggtacctacctacgtattattatttttcactttaattaattttatatagaatattatataggtataatataactagtaaattgtaattataataatattatcggtaCATTTTGTAATCGGATGAGTTCAcgaagaaaaattgtatttctgaTCTGTAATCATTTACATTAGTGCAACCCTGTATTTATTGATGtaacatacctaggtataatataacatctgcaatagataataatataatatacgttatttaatttgtataataacagACGCGACCTTGTATGTGTAGAAATTATGATTACTATCCACAACTAATTTTACACTGCACATTAATAAATCTGTAATGAGTATGTAggtaatactgtattatagtaGGCCTAGTTCCTACTATGATACTGTATTATAGTAGGCTTAGTTCctactactattataaatagttgaataatattacagcCAATAGGACATGCGTGCTTGGTATTAATTTCTACCCCTGTAATAGGAATAACTAGACTCGGTAGTAGTAATCAATATCTAAACATcataacctatataaaatatcttactTAAGTAAAATATCATTCCATCATgggaatgtttttatttttattaattaatagtttatacaacaatctacaaaaaaaatagtaactaaataataatataatatttggacaATAGGTTAATGAATTTTTGTTATGCGATGATCGTCGAAAAGAAGTGAAAACCATAATATAGctagcagtcctgtaaagtatttaagtaaaagtatttgagtgaaagtatttaaatacttttttaagtattgaataactttttaaatactttcagcatgaagtattttgaatggtattttaaataatttttttttgtattaaatactttttggtatgaaaaattggttggaaaaatattattgtcaactacaataatggaataatagttttatttaatattctgtatttctgtgttagccgaagcccataggtttgtgaaaacaagatttctaaaaaaagttactgaatattgaataacaatattccctttaaaactattagataactattagattacctactacctatgtgtttatattacgataattagaaaacccactttaaaaaatcaaaagtatttgaaaagtatttaaaatactttttcaaagtatttgagtagtatttgaaatactttacaattaaagtatttgagtagtatcttaaatacttaaaataaaatgtatttgagtatttactcaagtactttttaaaagtattctttacaggactgatagctaaataattttatcaagttaATTCTATAAGAATACATCAAAAATTAATCACACATTATACCACAAGACACAAGTGCTTCGtactttttatcatatttttatgactGAAGGTACCAAGTTTGTTCCAAGTTCACAAGTTCACTCGTATGATGgtaaattttacatttcaaGACTCAAGTAGGTACTCGGAcacgaattcaaatttataaatgaatgtCAGTGTTTATTAGATACCGACCGTTTCTAAGGGCTTAAGTATaggcaatattttaaaattatttttgtggtgTAAATGTGTGTGTATGGTGAGTGATCACAGGGCGcaaatttgtatataaacaagtcaaacaatttaaaggGCCTTGCTACTGCCATTAATTTAGCTTAAACAGAAAATTGTCTATAGTTCGTACGAAACTTAGCAAAATATAAATctcatattattgtgaactgtaattatagaaaactaaataaacttaaatcataattaaaatgtgttttgtacaatctatattctatagacatttttctgctgaataaaaatatttttcagaatcaaaatcataCAATGttcactaatattaattttgtcaaaacaataagTAAGTTGTAAAAttcgtataattaattttatattgttatcaagttttaaatttgttcatgCGCGTACGGAGTGGTACCTGCATTGaatttcaatattcaatatttcaatttcaactttaataaataataatcatttacaattaACACTTAGAACCCGGGTGGCTAAGACGAGTTTATAAATTGCCTAAGTATTGCCCCTTAAATAATAGccttacaaaacatttttttttaaacattagtattataaaaaacaaaggTACTTAATAAATGCACGAACTAAACAAGCGAGAAGAACAGTAAGTTgttaacgtatataatattaccaactaGAGTTATATTGTACTAGTCTGTATTTCGATGTCAAAACTCGTAACCTatcttatcttattttttttacgttcacTATACGATTAACGAGTGattgaacaaattttaaattggccacataataatggttattgtcaatataatatatttaaaaataggtaaatatttaataataataggaaatatcaaatatgccacttattagtaaaatattttaaaatctaatggGGATTCGGTAGTGACCGTTTTTAAGGAGTTTAATATAGGCAATATTCTGTGCTTGTcgttcttgtaaaaatatgtgtgcgaagtaaattaaaataagtattgtgCTGTGTGAGTGACTGTGATTGATAGGTACACATCAATTCTTTGCCCTAACCTATTATTTTA
This is a stretch of genomic DNA from Acyrthosiphon pisum isolate AL4f chromosome A3, pea_aphid_22Mar2018_4r6ur, whole genome shotgun sequence. It encodes these proteins:
- the LOC100160535 gene encoding alpha-tocopherol transfer protein-like, whose translation is MNFFNVPDEFKKNPELNEEDLNHLREWISKQPHLPIVTDELLVLFLHSCFYRLEPTKVTIESYFTLRTHSPELFTKRDTDVKSVLEAFKTISFSALPGSTPDGCKVIFIYAKRVEAELFVLSDFIKALSMVIDMLLMTSGTFNGLIIIYDMKGFSLSHVGRLGINMMKKYVYFLQDGLPARLQAIHTINTVPFIDMITSMTKPFMKKELSDKLYYHSAADSETIFDYIPKEIMPIEIGGSGQTLQNLSDDTFEKVKAMRKWFLEEENYRVDEQKRPGKPKTESDYFGVEGSFKTLNLD